One Thermodesulfovibrionales bacterium genomic window, CGGCAAGAAGGAGTTATACCATGGCTGAAATAAGATATACGGCAACAGGAAGAAGGAAGACCTCAATTGCACAAGTGACGCTTGTTTCCGGCAACGGACAGATCATCGTTAACGAAAAGCCCGTTGATTCCTATTTCCCGAGGGAAACCCTGAGGATGATGATCCGCCAGCCCCTGGAACTGACGGGCATGATCGCAAAGCTCAACGTCTCCTCAAAGGTCATTGGAGGGGGGCTCACGGGCCAGGCAGGCGCATTGAGGCATGGGATCTCAAGGGCCCTGACCCTCATGGACAGTGACTTAAGGCCAAAACTCAAGAAGGAAGGTTTCATATCGAGAGACCCGAGGGAAAAAGAGAGAAAGAAGTACGGCCAGAAGGGCGCCAGGAAGAGATTCCAGTTCTCGAAGAGATAATTTTCATTCAGTCGACAGTCTCCGCCGATCGTCTGTTCCTAAGCTCGCTGTCGTAACTGAGGGCTGAGAATGACGAACGGAGGAAATTGACCATGATAAAGGCAGCAATATGCGGCGGCAGCGGATATGCAGGCGCAGAACTCCTCAGGATTCTGGCCTCACATCCAGAGGTCAGGATTACCGTAGTCACTTCTGAGAAGTCCTCAGGGAAAAGAGTCACTGATCTCTTTCCTCACCTCGCTCTTTACGAAGATCTCCTCTTCGAACCCCTGGAAACGGAAAAGATCGCGTCGAGGGCCGATCTCTTTTTCATGGCCCTTCCCCATGCGACAGCTCAGGCCCCCGTAGATTACCTCGTGAAAAAGGGGAAGAAGGTTGTCGACCTGTCAGCCGATTTCCGGCTCAGGGACGCAGAGGTCTATGAGGAGTGGTATAAGACGTCCCATAAGTTTCCAGATACCTTGAAGAAAGCTGTCTATGGCCTCCCCGAGATCTACCGGAAGAAGATTGCAAAGGCCAGCATCATAGCAAACCCCGGTTGCTATCCCACAGGCGCTATCCTTGGTCTCTACCCCGCTTTAAGGAAAGGCCTCGTCGACCCCGATTCGATCATCGTCGATTCGAAATCAGGCACATCGGGGGCCGGAAGGCAGTCTGACGTCGCTTATTCCTTCTGTGAGGTGAATGAGGGATTCAGGGCATACGGCATCGCGAAACACCGGCACACCCCTGAAATAGAGCAGGAGTTCAGCCTTGCAGCCGGCGAGGAGATCAAGGTCACCTTTACTCCCCATCTCGTTCCCCTCGACAGAGGGATACTGACAACCCTCTATGCAAAGCTCACAACGGCCATCGACACGAAAGGAGCGATCGAGGTCTACCGGAAGTCCTATGCTGGGGAACCCTTTATAAGGGTCCTCGGAGAAGGAAAGCTCCCGAACGTCAAGAACGTCAGGGGAACGAACCTCTGCGAGATCGGGGTTGTCGTGAATGGCAGGAGAGGTGCACTCATAGTCGTCACCGCAATCGACAACCTTGTCAAGGGTGCATCAGGTCAGGCCGTCCATAATATGAACATCATGATGGGCTTCGAGGAAGAGACGGCTCTCTCCGCGATAGCGCTCTTCCCTTAGTCCCTATTATTCTTCTATTGTCTCGCCGGGGACCGACATCCGCTTCTCGGCAAGAGAGTAACCCTCTGTGTCTATTTCAAGCGCGTTGTCCTAAGATCACTCTGTCCAGATCATGTGCTTGCGGTCCGCATAAAGCGAACCGGCCAATAATCCCGACTCTTGCCTGCGAATCGAAAGCCGGTCCCCAGGGTTTACGAATTATCTGGGATAAGGGTTAGACTGATTCTACCGACGCTATCTCGGGGATCCTCTGTTTCAGGGTGGCCTCTATGCCGCGCTTCAGGGTAAGAATCGACATGGGGCATGTGCCGCAGGCACCGACAAGCTTCACCTTCACAACATTCTCCGGAGTCACATCAACGAGTTCGACGTTCCCGCCGTCCCGCTGCAATGCCGGCCTTATCTGGTTCAGCGCATCTTCGATCTTCGATCTTTCCAACATTTCTTGCTACCTCCTGCATATTCTCTCTGAATTGCCTTTCCTTAAGAATACCCGAATTCTTGGGGAATGTCCATGAGGAAGATCATACGGGCACACCCGGCATGAGTGAGTGGCTTTTCACCTTGAGAATTCTCTTCGGAACGATAAAGATCGCATTCGCTTATATTGCTGTACCAATCCTGCGAACGCCTCGTCATCACCGGACTACGAGGCTCTGACGAGGCGTTCATCGGTTGGCACTTCTTCAGGCCCAGTCATATTGGCCCTGTTTTACACCCAATGTTACTGTCTTTCGAGATGTCGGGCATAATTGGCCAGGATATGACCGGTTTTTGCATCTAACCTGCTCTGAAACTGCGCGGTGAGCTGCTCCTGGAGCTTCTGCAAATGCTCGGGCGTAAGCGCTGCCAATAATGCACTGTCTAGCTGGGCACGCGCAGCCTTCAACTGAGCCATAGCAGAGACCAGTGCCGTGTTGTCTGTCGACGTTGTCGCCTTAGATTCTTCCTTTGCAGCTCGGAGCTGCCGCCATGCGGTCTTTACAGCAGGCCCGTACGTGGCCAACGCAGATTTGAGAGCCGCCTGCTCCTGAGCAGAGAGGTCAAGACTGGACACCAGGTTTACAGCCGAACCCGATCTGTGGCCAAACCCGGCAGCCTCTGAGCTACAGATTCTACCGGCGACTATCATGGCCAGCACAAGGGACAAGACCGTAACAATTTTCATCCAAGTTTTCATATCATCACCTCCTTTCTTAAAGGTATAGACACCGAGACCAGGTGAAAGGTTACAAGAAAGTGGTACAGCCTGATGAAAAGCCCTGAGCCCCGGAAAATGATCTGACGCAACATTGTCATCCCTGGACGAAAAAACTTCAGTGTGCGATCTCTAGTGCAACCACTACTGAAATAATGCCGAGCACAGACAATCCGACAAGGAAAATTCTTTCTGCGGTCTTTTCCAGCAGTGCGCCTTTTTCCTCAGACCGAATGGAAATATAGGATAAGATACTGGCAATGAGGAAAA contains:
- the rpsI gene encoding 30S ribosomal protein S9 — encoded protein: MAEIRYTATGRRKTSIAQVTLVSGNGQIIVNEKPVDSYFPRETLRMMIRQPLELTGMIAKLNVSSKVIGGGLTGQAGALRHGISRALTLMDSDLRPKLKKEGFISRDPREKERKKYGQKGARKRFQFSKR
- the argC gene encoding N-acetyl-gamma-glutamyl-phosphate reductase — encoded protein: MIKAAICGGSGYAGAELLRILASHPEVRITVVTSEKSSGKRVTDLFPHLALYEDLLFEPLETEKIASRADLFFMALPHATAQAPVDYLVKKGKKVVDLSADFRLRDAEVYEEWYKTSHKFPDTLKKAVYGLPEIYRKKIAKASIIANPGCYPTGAILGLYPALRKGLVDPDSIIVDSKSGTSGAGRQSDVAYSFCEVNEGFRAYGIAKHRHTPEIEQEFSLAAGEEIKVTFTPHLVPLDRGILTTLYAKLTTAIDTKGAIEVYRKSYAGEPFIRVLGEGKLPNVKNVRGTNLCEIGVVVNGRRGALIVVTAIDNLVKGASGQAVHNMNIMMGFEEETALSAIALFP
- a CDS encoding NifU family protein translates to MLERSKIEDALNQIRPALQRDGGNVELVDVTPENVVKVKLVGACGTCPMSILTLKRGIEATLKQRIPEIASVESV